ACGTGGAAACAAATATTTCAGTGATCTTCTGTAAATAATAAAATCCAGTTAAGTCAATGATACTGGCAAAATGGAATTTTTATCATAATTCCAAGAGGGTAATTTGCCTAGAAATTGAAAATACTCCAATGCTCACTGAATGTTATGACACAGCAGGGGATTCGTGTCAGAGTAAAGCTCTTCCAGAGTGAAAATAAAATTTCCTTGATACTGTCTCCATCAAACGCACCCAGGACAGGAACTATACAGTATTAGATACAGACTAAAACTCCCTCCACTCTTGAATAGAAATGAAATGTCCCATAATATTTGATGGAAACACTCTGGCCAAGGGtagcacagggttagatgcacAGTAAAGTATGCTATTCTTTGAAGACAAAGTGAAGGTGGTTCAACATCACTATCTAACCTTGTGTTATAGCTGCCCTGAGAGAGTTTGATGCAAGTAAAGCGCTCTCTTTTCAACCAAAAAAAGTTTGGTTAACTCTACACTCCATCAAATATACACACAGCAGGGATAGTACAGAGTAAAAAATTCCTCACCACATCATTTCTGTTCTGTGATTGCTGGTGGCATCTTCTTTTTTGATCttaatttgaaaaacaaacaaattgctgCGATCCCGGTGTACGTTGCTATCACATACTGTGAACACAGACAGCATACATTAACAAAGGAACCTGCTCAAAAATGAAAAAAGGAAAGCTCACAACAGTCAGAGggatcaaatttaaaaaaaacagatcaaGTGAAATGGATTTGAATTCTCTGGACTCTCATTCAGAAATTAAAAATAGTCCCCTGGTATCTATTTCCAGTAAGAATTCAAAAACAGCAAGAGGAGGCCTTTCAGTTCTTTACACCTGATATTCCATTAAAGAAAATATAGTGGCTGATCTGCCAGCTCATCTCAGTATGGAAACATTAATTGGTCTTGGTCCTGAACACACAGTGCCAAAGTAATCCAAGGCACAGaattgcaaaaacaaaatttttaaaaaaactttgaagGAATTGCCTTTATCTGCCTGTCCAAATGGCTGACACCTGTAGCCAATGGTATGACTTTGACAACCAGAGACCACAGCCAAGGGAAAAAGCTTCTCAGTATTTACACTGAAGTAAAAAATTTTATACATTGGATGAGATCGCCACTCCATTCTTTTAAAGTCCAGAAGGTGAACGTCAATTTGATTCAAATCAGTAAATTTCCATCATAATCCATCTCAAGTTAACTACATCCTACGATAAGTGGATCAAAAATTGCACGCAGCACTCCAGAGACAGTCTGACAAGTTTAACCGTTACAAAACATCTTTAATAATCCAACgttaggtgtacaaggtaatgagaggcatggatagagtcgatagccagagacttttccccagggcaggactgactgccacgaggggtcatagttttaaggtgttaggaggaaggtatagaggagacgtgtgagggaggttcttcacccagagagttgtgagcgcatgaaatagtttaccagtggtagtcgtggaaacagtcattagtgacatttaagcgactcctagacatgcacatggacagcagtgaaatgaggggaatgtaggttaggttattttatttttggattaggattattccacagcacatcatgggccgaagggcctgtactgtgctgtacttttctatgttcttatACCAGCACTATTTGCTTGCTGTAGGTCCAACTCAGGTTTGTGGTTCACTTGTAAAAAGACCAAAGCATTTAGTCACCTATTAAAAAGCAAAACACTCTGTTCGTCATTCCTCCCCAAAGTGtaaaattccacattcccaacaTAATCCTTCATCTACTCATCATCTTTCCCAATCACTTAACAGCCTATTTCTGTAACACATTTATTGCATTTTACAGAATCTCACTGTGCACATATTGCTACAAGGGGTTCTACATTACAACAAATCAACCTGATTTTTCAAAAGGTCTTCTCCTTGACAAACAATTGAGTGGAACTAGTGTCAGGAGGATACAGTTTACAGAAATTCACTACCACAGTGAGGGCAGTAACAGACTGCCTACAGTATGAATGATGGAGAATTCTCAGTGGACTAAGGGACAGCACCATCATTGTTCAAATTGCATCTTTCCTTGAACAGCATTTATCAAATAGCAAGAGACTGTAATACAGGGACATCCGATGATTTCATTCAACTCCCTGGGGTCATCTATTATGTTCAGATCACTGCTCCCAGTAATTTTCAGAAATCTCAGGTTGCCGATTCAGAGTTCTGGATATTCTGACGGTCAGTTCCACTACTGAGGCAACAATGCTCACAGCAGCCTCATCTAAATCTCAATGATCAGAAAATTCACACCAGACAAGAAGTGTAAATTCTAGTAGGAAGGAGTCAGACACAGAATACTCTCTCCTGGCTATTTAAGCCAGTGATGACATTTTAAAAGCCATTATGTGGCTGAGAAATACTTCTGTATGTCACAAAGATGGGATAATGCTGAACAGAGGTATTTCCAACTACCTTTCAAATAGACAGAAGGCCATTTAATtaaatcatagaacataacagcacagtacaggcccttcggccctcgatgttgtgccgacctgtcatgccaatctgaagcctatctaacctacactattccatgtacgtccacatgcttgtccaatgatgacttaaatgtacttaaagttggtgaatctactaccgttgcaggcaaagcgttccattcccttactactctgagtaaagaaactacctttgacatctgtcctatatcttacaccccccaatttaaagctatgccccctcgtgctcaccatcaccatcctaggaaaaaagctctccctatccaccctgtctaaccctctgattattttatatgtttcaattaagtcacctctcaaccttctttctaacaaaaacagcctcaagtccctcagcctttcctcgtaagaccttccctccataccaggcaacatcctagtaaatctcctctgcaccctttccaaagcttccacatccttcttataatgtggtgaccagaactgtacacaatactccaagtgcggccgcaccagagttttgtacagcttcaccataacctcttggttccggaactcgatccctctattaataaaagctaaaacactgtatgccttcttaacagccctgtcaacctgggtggcaactttcaaggatctgtgtacatggacaccgagatctctctgctcatctacactaccaagaatcttactattagccctgtacttggccttccggttactcctaccaaagtgcatcacctcacacttgtccgcattaaactccatttgccacctctcagcccagctctgcagcttatcatctatgtctctctacaatctacagcatccttcatcactatccacaagtccaccgaccttggtgtcgtctgcaaatttgctaacccatccttctacgccctcatccaggtcatttataaataatgataaacaacagtggacccaacaccgacccttgtggtacaccactagtaactagtctccaggatgaacactgcccatcaatcaccaccctctgtcttctttcagcaagccaatttccaatccaaactgctatatctcccacaatcccattcctccgcattttgtacaatagcctattgtggggaaccttatcgaacgccttgctgaaatccatatacaccacatcaactggtttactctcatctatctgtttggtcacgttctcaaagaactcaataaggtttgagaggcatgacctacccttcacaaaactgtgctgactatccctaatcaatttattgttttctagattattataaatcctatcccttataaccttttccaacactttaccaacaaatgaagtaaggctcactggtctgtaattaccagggttgtctctactccccttcttgaacaggggaaccacgtttgctatcctccattcgtctggcactattcctgtagacaatgacaagttaaagatcaatgccaaaggctcagcaatctcctccatggcttcccagagaagatctggtctgacctacatctgactccagaatcacaccaatgtggctgactctcaactgaccTACCAAgttactcagttgtatcaattgctctGAAGGCTcagcaaagaaatgaaagcaGATGGACCACATCATTGGTCTAAAATGTGGAAAAGACAATGACAAAAACAGTCCTGgcaatcctgcaaagtcctccttactaacaacTGGGAGctactgccaaaattgggagagttggctcacaggctagtcaagcaatagcctgacattGTCTTTAAAGGTGTGGTTCTGACAGTATGGCTATGTTCCAGACACCACCGCAATCAACCCTGGATATATCCTATTCCACCAGCAGTATGTGGTATACAGTCAAGAAGAAGTCCTCAACATTATCTACAGACCTCATGAGGTCTTGGGCCTCCAAGTCAAACAAACCTACTGATTATCACGTACAGTCCTTGCTTGACTTATGAATCGGTGCTCTTTCATGTTGAATAACACTTAGAAGTAGCAAGGAAGCAAATGTGCTCtaggtgggagatttcaagggCCATTGGCAAAAATGCCTCAGCAGCAGCACAATTGGACAGGTGCTAaagaacatagctgctagactcAGTCTGCGGCAGATGTAAAAGAGAGAAAACATGCTTCCCCTCATTCTTGCCAAACTGTCAGGTGCAGAATCATTGCATAGTTCTTGTGGAGGTAAAGTCCAGCCTTCATGCTCAAAATACCCTCCATCTTGCTGTGTTGCACTAACACCGTGTTAATGGATGCCCTGtcgagttgctggatctgttccAATAGACACTGTGGGCCCTTAACAGCAGAGCTGTACTCCAGCAGAGAGTGAAACCTCCTGGCCTGACATATCcccaactcaaccattaccaaTCAGGCCAAGGATCAACCCCAAGATAGTAAGAAccgccaatgctggaatcagagataacagctggaggaacacagcaggctaggcaacagaggagcaggaaaattgatgtttcgggtcaggagccCCTGGTTCagagtgcagaagggcatgcctGGAGCAGTACTGGGCATATATAAAAGTAGGGCATTAACCTAGTGAAGTTACAAGATTtaactacttgcatgccaaaacaacgtaagcagcaagtgataaactTGCAATTTcaaaaccaacagatcagatctaagctagTACAATCATAAAAAGGTGGTGAACAAATGAACATCTCACTGGAGGAAAAAGCTCCTCAAATGATGGAGAAGCCCAACACATtgttgcaaaagataaggctgatacATTCATCACATTCACCACAATCTCAGCAAGAAGCGCTAAGTGGATGAACCATCTCACCCTCCTCCAGTCGTCAGCCAAATTTATTCACTCCACATCTtatcaagaaactgttggaggctgtggatacCACAAAGGCTGCAGGCTATgaaaatattccagcaatagtactgaagacataaTACAGAAAAAAATTTCCCAGGtacatcctgtacacaaaaagcaggataaatcaaATGCAAACACTTACTACCTCAGTGTACTCGCAAATCATTGTTAGAAGTGATGGAAGCTATCAAAAGTACATTTCAGCAGCACTTGCTCAACAGTAACTTGCTCATGGCTCAGTTTTGGTTCTGCCAGGatgactcagctcctgacctcattacagcctcagttGAAAAGCACTGAGGTTGAGGTTAAGTGAGAGCagcagcccttgatatcaaggctgcattcaatcaAGGGGGGGGGgtatcaaggagctctagcaaaattgGATTCAGTGGGTATTGGGGACAAACGTCCAATGGTCAgactcatacctggcacatagaaaaATGGCTGTGTTcgttgaaggtcagtcatttcaACCCCAGGATGTCACTGTGGGGAATTCCgcaggtagtgtcctaggcccaacaatcttcagctgcttcaatgatcttccctccataagatgatcagaagtggggatgtccaATAATTGTCAATGatcagcaccatttgtaactcATCAGATGCTGAAGTAGCCCATGTTCAAACgcagcaaggtctggacaatacccagtgttgggctgataaatggcaagtgacatttgtaaCAGAAAAATGATCACCTCTAATAGGAAACAATCTAAATATTCCTAAGTTGACATTCCGTGATGTTATGATCACCAAACTTCCCACTAACAATGTTCTTTGGGTTACCAtggactagaaactcaactggatctgccacataaatacaatggccGTAAGACCAGGTCAGGAATACCACAAATAGctcacccttgattccccaaaacctgtccacaatctacaaggcaccaagtcaggagtgtgaccaACACCACATCCACACTTTCCACGAGTAGGAGCAGCGTgtgctatttacaagatgcactgtagaaattcaaagACCCTTAGACAGCAACCCCCAAACCAATAACAacatcacctagaaggacaagcaGATACATAGAAACATCACCACTTACGAGTTCCCCTCCCAGTCACTCGCCATCCTgaattagaaatatattgccattccttcaatgtcactgggtcaaagtcctgaaattatatccctaatggcattgagaGTCTACCTGTAGCACAAGGACTGTGGcagttcaggaagacagctcatcaccaccttctccaaggcaactggggacaggcaacaTATTCTGACCAGCCAGCAACTAAGTTccacaattaaaaacaaaaagtttCCTCTTTAATGGGTACTTACATTCCTCCTCCCAGTGATGGTGTAAGAGTTGAAGTACTTTTGGAAGCCAGTGAACTGGTGCTGGCTACCAGCATCATGACCTGCCATCCTCTCTTCTCACTCAAGCTGTGTAGGGAAAAATAACAACTTAAAACAAATGATCAGATGTCACAGTGCCAAACACACATTGCATACCACCATCAAACAgggctgaattttttttcccccatctcATTTCAGGCTTTGCAAGTTTTGCTTGGGGTCAGTTGCAGTTTCATATCCTAACATCAACAGCTGGGCTGCTTAAAGTGATGATGCAGAGGGTTGGGATTCAATGAGGGGTGAACACAAGGCTTTCCAGAAATTGAGAACTTAAGTTTGTCCTGAGAATTGCAAGAACTCCCTTCAGATCTCTACACGCCCCCAAAGATGTTTTAGTCTATCTctgatgcagttcccattacctcttagTGTGTACACTGTCTGCTTGCTATTTATGTTAGGGACCATTTGCCACAGCGCCACTTCATGTAGGAGGGTGGAACTACAGCGTGACAGTTTACATTGACAATCCCCATGTCTCATCGAGCTCAGCAACCGGGCGTATTACAAGATCCTGTTTCACTGGAAGCCCAACACCACCCATTCCCCAGCCGTTGGCTGGGACAAGTCGGGCTCTGGAGCACAAGCCGGAAAGGGCCTCAGAGCCGTCGAGTCAAATGGGGTTTGGGGAAGGGTGCGAGGCGGGCACTACCGGACCAGGACGCTACTATGCCTTGCCTTCACTCTCGCAGATTCCTCCTCAAATGCAACGACAGACTGCACCGTCGACATGACCGAGAACAGCGTCGCAAACCCCAAGCCCAACTCTCACCTTCACTCAATCTCTTCCCGTGCCCTTCACAGGCTCTAACCACCAACCCCGCCGCTCCCGGAAATACCGCCCACTTTCCACTCCTATTGGCCCAAACAACCATCACTCAGCCGGATAATAGCCGGCTGGACGTTACGTCAAACGAACACTACTACCATTGAATAATATAGATGTCAATCACACCttaaccccgccccccccaagcTCTCTGTAGTGAATGGACAATATCACTGTCAATCGTTACCGTCTGCAGGGAGAATCGATCGTTATTGGCTGCCCATTGTCATACCCGTCCCACCTTCGTGACGCAAGGAACGATGCCTTTCATTCCGACATTATAATTGGACAAGAGTTGTATCAAATACAAAAATACCCAATCTTGATTGGCCTATACAGTGGAGACACTGATTAGTTGACGGTATCCGCCGGAAGCAGTTGCCCAGAGGCAGTGAATGTTTCCGGAGGTCAGCGTCATGACGATGGCCATGTGAACGAGAAGTGGTTTGGTTTCGGCAGAATCAGTTACTGAAGTTCTCCTCGGTAATGTTCATATGATCAAGCGTAGCTGCAAATATCGTTCATACCGTCAACCCCTGCCTCGGTTGTTCTGTTCCTGATAGTCTTTGTctgttggagtcggtgggcttgtacaCCACACTGTAATTTGCTCACCCCCTGCTTCCTCTAAGGACCCCCTGTCCATCccgttctcccagtttctctgtctcatCTGTTCTGACCATGCTGCCTTTcgccaggggtggtgggggctCTTAGAAATGCCTGAGGATTCGCTGCCACCGTGGATGACAGGGCCTTTAGTTATTTCCCACATTTCATCTATCCCCATCCCTTCTGTCCTCTCCAGCACCAATAGGGATCCCCTGCTGCTCACTTTCCACCACACCAGCATCtgcatccaaaggatcataagccaccatttctgccaacCCCAGTGGGATGTCTCCACCAGGCACACATTGCCCTCCTCTCCCTTGTAAGTATTTTGTTGAGACTGTTTACTCCAGCTCCACTTCCAACATCCCTGTGGCACCTTTCtgtgcaactgcagaaggtgcagcACCTGCCTCTGTACCTACTTCCTTCCTTATCACTGTCCAagatataccttccaggtgaagcagcaatttacttgtCATTCACGTAATCTGTGTGGCTTCTCCTGTGTTGAGGAGATGAAGTGGAGATTGGGCATCCACTTTACACAACACCTACTTTTTGCAAAACTGACCCTAAGCTTCCAATTGCCAACCACTTCATGCACTCTGGCCAACATATCTGCTTCAGCAGGGCTCAATACAAGCTAGAAAaagaacatctcattttctgcatgGGGACCCTGTAGCCTTCAAGACTCCATGTCGTCCTTCTCTCATCCCTGTACCCCAGGCCCTGTCATGACATGGACtgcttttagcacagccaaccatTGGCACCAACTCATTGTCCCCATAATCAACATTTCTTTCTCCTGAGCATGCTATTGCCCATTCCCGTTTCTCTTCCTATGTGTCATTCTCCCTCTCGTTCTTAGTCTCCGTGTCCAACATATCCCCTCATTCCTTGTCCTTCCCCTGTCACCTGTTGTCACCTTCTTTTAGCTACCATGTGTTCTGAAATGTGATTTGACTCAAAATCTTAACTTTGCTTTCTagccacagatgttgccagatttgtaACAATCTGTTTTGGCATTAGTCCACTCCTCACTTTGTCTCCAGACCTTGCCAAAACCCCTctcaaccccctccccccatcaacTTGCCCAAAAGACcttcacccttcctcagaattgtctTTTCCCACTGAACTGTTACTCCTGTCAGATATTTTTACTTCTTTGTCCAGGTTGTGAGGATGGCTGCAATGGATGAAGATTTCCCTCGTGGAGGGGTTCAGAGAAAGCCCGCTCGGGAAAAGGTGAAGACGAGCAAGGAAGATGAAAACCTGTTTGGGGTAAGTATGCTGTCACACAGGTGTGGCTAGAAGTCAGTGGCAAAAGTACAGATTAAAGGAAGCATTTTGTTGTTTGCAGCAAAGTGAAAGTTAAGTAACTTGAGTTGTACCCAATGTCTGTCATGTGCTGTATTGACCACTTGAAAAATGCCTCGCCTATGTCCCTTTGTAGCCATCCCATTGAATTGATAAATACTTTGAATTCTGGAAAACTTTCTTGTAAAACCAATTTGTTACAAATGTTCAAAGAAAATCCACAATTAAAGTACTGCTTTCCTTCCTGTAGAGAACACAGTGTGCAAGCAGTATAAACAGAGCTTTACCCATGTTCTAGGTatccctgcctaacaagaatctgtcCACCCGCTGTCTTAAGCATATTCAGTGAGCCACCCCAGCCACCCACAGAAAGAAGAGAATTTTCCTCATTTGTTCTGAAATGGCACCCCCTAGATCTGGACTAGCCCACAAAAAGAAACATATTTTCTGTGTTCACCCTGTCAAGACAATTCAGGatgttatacacttcaatcaagtcacccctcatcctcctgaaCTCCAGATGATGCAAGCCCAGCCTGCCCAACTATTCTCGTAAGCCAACTGTTTCACTTCAGTTGTCAACCtagtaaaccacctctgaaccaTTTCTGATGCATttacttccttaaataaggtggcCAGTATGACACAGCGTATTCGAGATGTGGTCTGACTAATACCCTCTAAAACTGAATTATAACATCTTTGTTCTCATATCCAATTCGGCTCGTAATAAGTAATAGCCCCCATTTGTCATCTTGATTGTGTGTATCTGCATACAAATTTTTTTGACTCATGCAGCAGAATACATAAATCCCTCTAACTCAGAATTCTGTCCttgttttccatttaaataataaactgctttttcattcttcctattAAAGTGAACAAATTCATAGTTTTCCACATTATGCTCCATGGGCAGATTTTACCC
The nucleotide sequence above comes from Stegostoma tigrinum isolate sSteTig4 chromosome 20, sSteTig4.hap1, whole genome shotgun sequence. Encoded proteins:
- the atp5md gene encoding ATP synthase membrane subunit DAPIT, mitochondrial yields the protein MAGHDAGSQHQFTGFQKYFNSYTITGRRNYVIATYTGIAAICLFFKLRSKKKMPPAITEQK